One region of Zingiber officinale cultivar Zhangliang chromosome 7B, Zo_v1.1, whole genome shotgun sequence genomic DNA includes:
- the LOC122004280 gene encoding uncharacterized protein LOC122004280: MDKEWIHLPSRLVPEYEEGVQKFLTQARNYAKTREVILCPCKHCKNKKYMKFDQVYDHLIINGFNPSYTIWVFHGETYTPNFQGQSSSRGIQEEEDETREAYNLYKDVFASDERVDHTMSEARDYEFADLLVDAETPLFPSCTTYTKLSAIVTLYNYKSTNGHTDNSFNELLKILGDMLPEKNTLPKDVYSMRKLLKPFDLGYEKIHACPNDCCLFRNELKDLDSCPKCGSSRWKVDKVTTKVCKGVPEKVLRYFPVIPRLKRMFKLEQKAEDLIWHSNHKSHDHMMRHPVDSIAWDTINHKWPAFASDPRNLRLGLATDGFNPFGDLSSRYSCWPVILVNYNLPPLMCMVKENLMLTLLIPGPKQPGNDIDVYLEPLVEDLKELWDIGVETYDAFSKSVFNMKAILMWTINDFPSYGNLAGCATKGKFGCPICGEGISSMWLKYSRKFAYLGHRRFLAPNHPFRQKKKWFDGNKETKGKPRPLNGLEILNVLKDIENDGVKKNWVKISIIQRKRGRSVMVQKKFKNQFKCGRRSQYFSICHTGVLKKIKLPDGYSSNIGNCVSLEERKLIGLKSHDCHVLMQQLLSVALRSLLPKGPRNAIFLLCAFYNELCQRVLDRNRLEQLEENIAETLCMLERYFPPAFFTISVHLTIHLAREARLCGPVQFRWMYPFERFMKMLKGYVKNRARPEGCIAECYLAEERMRFCSAYIKKAACIGLRSNRNDDLENGVVEGRPISQGKEIILEEHLLQAAHRYVLFNTAEIDPYIQMHIEELKQTDRRFSSNETLLQKRHMETFAQWLSKHVLDNSSDRIQWLAHGPRKHVISYTGYIINGHRFHTIDVGRSTQDSGVSVEADTIWQSSSTDSHTVGRLSYYGVIRDIVLLDYYFFKVPVFRCDWANPGTGIKMDDGFTLVNLHQGLRTFENDPFILASQAKQVFYSWENDESNWYVLLKAPPRGIHNMDLLEEDAYTSSKPLDVSRLEINITEKEPYSRNECEGIDVIDIP; the protein is encoded by the exons ATGGATAAGGAATGGATCCATCTTCCTTCAAGGCTTGTACCCGAGTATGAAGAAGGGGTTCAAAAATTTCTTACACAAGCTAGGAACTATGCCAAAACACGTGAAGTAATCTTATGTCCTTGCAAACATTGCAAAAATAAGaagtatatgaaatttgaccaagtgtaTGATCACTTAATTATTAACGGGTTCAATCCTTCTTACACAATTTGGGTCTTCCATGGTGAAACTTATACTCCAAATTTTCAAGGTCAAAGTAGTTCAAGAGGAATTCAGGAAGAGGAGGATGAAACTAGAGAGGCATATAACTTATATAAAGATGTCTTTGCCTCTGATGAAAGGGTTGACCACACTATGTCTGAGGCAAGAGATTATGAATTTGCTGATTTATTAGTAGATGCagaaactcctcttttccctagtTGTACAACTTACACGAAGTTGTCAGCAATCGTTACATTATACAATTATAAGTCTACAAATGGTCATACAGACAATAGTTTCAATGAGCTCCTTAAGATCTTAGGTGACATGCTTCCAGAAAAAAACACACTTCCAAAGGATGTTTACTCAATGAGAAAGTTGTTAAAACCATTTGATTTAGGATATGAGAAGATTCATGCATGCCCAAATGACTGTTGTCTATTTAGAAATGAGCTTAAAGATTTGGACTCATGTCCAAAGTGTGGTTCTTCAAGATGGAAGGTAGACAAAGTCACCACCAAAGTTTGTAAAGGAGTTCCTGAAAAGGTGCTACGGTATTTTCCTGTGATACCAAGATTGAAAAGGATGTTTAAATTAGAACAAAAGGCCGAAGACTTGATTTGGCATTCCAACCATAAAAGTCATGATCATATGATGCGTCATCCAGTTGATTCAATAGCTTGGGATACGATAAATCATAAGTGGCCAGCTTTTGCATCAGATCCTAGAAATCTCCGGCTTGGTCTTGCAACAGATGGATTCAACCCTTTTGGTGATCTTAGTTctagatatagttgttggccagttattttGGTAAATTACAACCTTCCTCCGTTGATGTGCATGGTGAAGGAAAATCTTATGTTGACATTATTGATTCCAGGCCCGAAGCAACCAGGAAATGATATAGATGTATACTTGGAACCCCTAGTGGAGGATTTGAAGGAGTTATGGGACATTGGTGTGGAGACGTATGATGCATTTAGCAAGTCAGTGTTCAATATGAAGGCTATTTTGatgtggacaatcaatgattttccatCTTATGGAAACTTAGCTGGATGTGCCACAAAAGGGAAATTTGGTTGCCCAATATGTGGTGAAGGCATATCTTCTATGTGGCTTAAGTATAGTAGAAAGTTTGCATATTTAGGGCATAGGAGATTTCTTGCTCCTAATCATCCATTCCGTCAGAAGAAGAAGTGGTTTGATGGGAATAAAGAGACAAAAGGAAAACCTAGGCCTCTGAATGGATTAGAAATTCTTAATGTATTGAAAGACATTGAAAATGACGGGGTAAAAAAAAATTGGGTAAAGATATCAATAatacaaagaaaaagaggaaggagCGTGATGGTTCAAAAAAAGTTCAAAAACCAGTTCAAATGTGGAAGAAGAagtcaatatttttcaatttgcCATACTGGAGT gttgaagaaaataaagttgcCTGATGGTTATAGCTCAAATATTGGTAACTGTGTTTCTTTAGAAGAACGAAAGCTTATTGGGTTGAAATCTCATGATTGTCATGTTCTTATGCAACAATTGCTTTCAGTAGCATTGAGAAGTCTTTTACCAAAAGGTCCACGTAATGCTATATTTTTGCTTTGTGCATTTTACAATGAGTTATGTCAAAGAGTGTTAGATAGGAACCGTCTAGAACAACTCGAAGAGAATATTGCTGAAACTTTATGCATGTTGGAGAGGTACTTTCCACCAGCTTTCTTTACCATCTCTGTTCATTTGACAATTCATTTAGCAAGAGAGGCTCGCCTGTGTGGGCCAGTTCAATTCcgctggatgtatccatttgaaag atttatgaaaatGCTTAAAGGCTATGTGAAGAACCGAGCAAGGCCAGAGGGTTGCATAGCTGAGTGTTACCTTGCAGAAGAACGAATGCGATTTTGTAGTGCTTATATAAAAAAAGCTGCTTGTATTGGTCTCCGATCTAATCGGAATGACGATTTGGAAAATGGAGTAGTGGAAGGTCGCCCCATTTCTCAAGGaaaagaaattattttagaagaacaTTTGTTACAAGCAGCACATCGATATGTGTTGTTCAATACTGCAGAAATTGATCCTTACATACA GATgcacattgaggagcttaaacaaACAGATCGTCGTTTCTCAAGTAATGAAACACTGTTACAAAAACGGCATATGGAAACATTTGCTCAATGGTTATCAAAACATGTTCTTGATAACTCTTCAGATCGGATTCAATGGCTAGCACATGGTCCAAGAAAGCATGTTATATCGTATACAGGTTATATTATAAATGGACATCGGTTCCACACAATTGATGTTGGAAGGTCGACACAAGATAGTGGTGTTTCAGTTGAAGCTGATACTATTTGGCAATCTAGTTCTACTGATTCACATACAGTAGGAAGACTATCGTACTATGGGGTTATACGAGATATTGTGTTACTAGACTATTATTTTTTCAAAGTACCTGTTTTTAGGTGTGATTGGGCTAATCCTGGAACTGGTATCAAAATGGATGATGGTTTTACACTTGTCAACTTACACCAAGGACTAAGGACTTTTGAAAATGATCCTTTCATTTTAGCCTCACAAGCAAAGCAAGTTTTCTATTCTTGGGaaaatgatgaatcaaattggtatgTGTTGCTAAAAGCGCCACCTCGAGGTATTCATAACATGGATTTGCTTGAAGAGGATGCATATACATCATCAAAACCTCTTGATGTGTCCAGACTTGAGATTAACATTACTGAGAAAGAACCATATTCCAGAAATGAGTGTGAGGGAATTGATGTTATTGATATCCCATGA